The Manduca sexta isolate Smith_Timp_Sample1 chromosome 3, JHU_Msex_v1.0, whole genome shotgun sequence DNA window TTTTTACTTGGAAAAGatgaacataaatataacttatgcCAAAAACATGTTATAAAGAATTCAGAACATAGCTATAGGAAATGTAATACTAGATGTACGACCAGTACAATAGGTATTCTTTAGAGTATCTGTctaatttcataacaatatcTGTTGTAATCGATCCTTATTGCGGATCAATAAGATATACTAATGGTAAATCGGTCCTTGAgttggtaaaataataaaaaaaatcagcaaTGCCCGGTTTATTAAGACATTTCACTCTTATTACATTTTTGTGAGCTCTCTCCTGGTTCAACGTCTTCCATAGAGTCCATTTTGTCGTTGATTTCGGATTTCAGCTCACGTACTAGTTGTTCGAGTCCGTCGTCCCAATATTCGCTGTCTGGTATTTCGTCTTCTACCTTTGGTTTCACTGTTACAATACTTTTTTGACTATCTGCTATTTTGAGATCTTTGGAGTAACTTATTTTGACAGGAAAATTTGTATCATCCCTCGCATTTAAATCTATGCTCTTTATTATTTGTGGAATCATTTTTTCTGGATCAGCGTCAGGTATGAGTAAATCTTTGTCGATATCATCAGTGACTTCAGGTCGGAATTCCTGCTTAGATTGGTCAGAGTTAGAAGCCATCTCATTTATttcgttttgtaattttttaattaccgATTCTAGTTGTGAGATTTCTCTGTCGATTCTATGCTTAGAGTCTTCTCGGTTCTCGGTTTCATTGGCGTGTACCGTCAGCTTTTTAACAACAGGTTCTTCATTAAAACTTTCTACTTTATTGCGAATACATTCAATTATCGAATCAATCTGCGAGCTACCGGCCTTGATAATTCTATCCATTTCACTCTAAATATCTCTTTTTCCGTTCCTTGCACTCTTCGATATGTTGGCGTCGTTTTTGTTCTTCACATGGGTCCCTTACTGGGGGCGGTGGGGGGTCTGGTGGAGGAGGACAGCCAGGCCACGGGAGATCAGGATGTGCAGCAGTTGTGTCTAATATTGCGTCACAGCGTTCAGTTGTTGTTTGTTCTCTTTCTACTACACAAACTATAGGAAAGTCTTGAGATGGAGGTACTGGAGGATTCTTTACTTTTTCGATACATATAGCGGTACAAGGCGGAGGGGGAGAGGGTTGTATGACTGGTGGCCGAGGACATATTGTGATACCTGCCTTCTCCTTCTCTCTGATCTTCTGCAGCAGGCAGAGGTCGGGCGGCGGCGGCTCGGGCGCGGGGTCCACATGGCAAACCTTAGTTTTAACTTCTGTGATTGCAGTCACTTTACATTTCTTTGGTTTGTCGCTCTGGACTGGTTTGGGTTCTTCATCGCATTTCAGTTTGTCGGCGGATGGGTTTGCGGACATTGCTGTTGGTATCAAGTTGACGGCATACGATTTCGTACATTTCGTAATGGGAATGTCATTTAAATCAGCCAGTGTGTTGCATAGAAGGAGTTTGAattcaataaatatcaaaacctttaaaataGTATTGCTATTTCGTGAATATATTACGAGAACTTGAGCCtttgaaatcattattttccCTTCGGTAATGCACCCATATTGCCCATAATTGTCTGGTTGTTAAGGAGCgataataatcatcatcaggTGAGCCACCCAAATTTGTgtagttctataataaaaagaGAAACAAAACTAGCTTCAAAACTATTTATTGGGATCACAAGGGTCTTTAATTTCAGGTTTCTTCTCCGGGTTCTTGATGCGGTGcaggcacaacggcgggtcgtTGCAAGGTCTTCGTTTCTTTACAGGCAGACTACTGCAGGGAGGGAGTATGTCGCACGGGTGGTTTGGCTCCACCTTGGCGCATGACTTCACGTTGATGTAGCTCCCAGAAAGACACCTGGCTGGAAATAATAAGCAGTCATATTAATTCAACGTAGGGCCAATACAATGTAAATTCTATAGATACTGCAGAAAGAGTGAATTTTATTTACGCAGTTCAACAAAGTATGAAGGTATATCTTTAAGGAAGGATGGCTGAACCCGTATGATGTTGAAAATGCAgttcgatttaaaaataaaaatcagagacatataaattaattgctaataaataaaactgcgCAAGTACATATGTTATATGCATAGATTGGTTTACTTATTTCTCCAGGGTACGCTGGATTCTTCAACCTCTCTAGACAGATCGAGGGGGCGGGACAGTCTCCCTCTGGCTCCTGCAGAGGATCACAAGGCACAACAGGATCGCAAGGATGAGGAGGTTCCACTCTCTCGCAAGATTTCACGTCTATGCGCGTTGTCGATTCCATGTTCCAGGTGCTAAgacataatgtaatatttatagcctgaccagaaaaatagaATATCAGCTTGGGAGCGCCACTTTTTCCtaagttttaaagttaacgtacacaaaattaatttaatttttaccttAACatagcggttttttatgtttctgGTCGGACTATCATCAAAGTTATATCATTTTACCTATAATGGTAGCAACTTTGGGAGATGAGGGACTGCATGGCAAAGTGGTCTTAAATAGTTTTGTTGCCATTTAAAAAATGTGCTTTAATATGAAGGACAATGATGGTGTAATGAGATtagtagataattattattctgtaaGTGGCTTCTGTATGAATTCAATCAATACTTATCACGGCTCGTTTACCAAATGCAAATAGGAGCTACACAATAGACATGTAATTTTATACGTTAAGTCACTCTTGTGAagttataaaacacaataaataaaatttctcgagtccttgaaaaatataagaatttaccTCCTCTACTGAGATGTGATTCAGTGTGACTGCTCATCAGAGGTTGTGTTGTTTTTGCAAGCGCAGGTGTGACTGGCTTCCTGCTTGGTCATCTCTTCGTCCTGCAGCATTTGTACGTCGGCGCAGGGCGCCACGCAGGGCAGGCATTTGTTCTTCTGCCTTTTGCAGTTCTTCCCGCATGGCTCGTTGTCCGACATTATGGTTTTTAAGGGTGTTTCCAGATTTTTACATAACTTTGATGAGGGTTCTTGAAGACATTTCGATGGATTTTGTTATaatgtcgatatttttttatttggtcagcctttaaaagagaatttatgttaaatctcCGATACTGTTAAAGAGGTTTGGTGATAGACTTCTCTATTAAAAAGGttctaatacaaaaataacaatttatacgTGTATTTTTAAGGAGAAATGATGCACTTGCAGTGCGCCAGGAGTATGAATATTTTCAGACATAAGCGAGTCTTTCGTGTTTTTCtcaaattaaactacttttgtTTAGTCGACCTTGAGATCGAgtactatgaaataaaaaaaagctattATGCTTATTATGGAAGTGTGAGTTGTTGTGGTTTTATAAcccataattttttaataaagtaccTAATATTAAACTTCGTCTTAagtaacttattaatattatattataccttaAGAATTTATAAATCCTTAAGAATCCCGATATCAAAACCTACATGTGAcagtttatttgtataatttgaccaagaaaataaaaacctgcATTGGGGGGCGAATTTTTGCTTTtggttttaaagttaaaattgtcagtacaagaaatgaGTTCCCTTGTTACTTCAACAAggtaaggttttttattttcctggtaagACTaagaaaaacaacaataatgacaaatatcaatgtttttattcaatCGTCTTCTCCATAACATCAGCATCTTCATTTCCCTCTGATTCCTGCGAATAATTCGAGCTAATGGATTCGCTGTCTCCTTTCTTTTCATCGCTGAACAGCGAGTAGATCCTCGTCTTGATGGCAGCAAACACGCTGCTCGACTGCGGTACCGGAACTGGATACGTTATGTTCGTCTGTACTATGATATTAGATATTTGTTTAGGTGAAGTTGGTTCATCGCATGAATCAAAAATATCCGGGTTTGATGGATCAGGCAAATCGTCAAAATCAATTGAATCGCTCATGTTAGAAAAGGCGGAATCTACTTTGTCCACATCGTCTATTGTTTCCTCAGGAGCTGTGCTTTCACAGTAATCATTATCCTTGCTTAAGCCGTCCACTTTACGGAAGAAACAAAATCCTTTACTCTCTTCACTTTTCTTTTCATCGTTTTCCTCTTGGTCACACGGAGATTCCGAGTCGTCAAGTTGCGAAAAACTTCCTTTTCTGATCATTGTTACAGTTTCGTGTGTAGTTGTGCACACTTTTGTGATGAAATCTTCCATTGCACACCTAATTTGTAACAACGATGAACATTCTGAGTCGGTTTTCGGGATTTCCTTCTTTTCTACCTTAGATTCCGGCGCTTTTTCTATCTTCCCAGTAAGTGATGCCTTTTTCTCTGCTACGTTAACAGTCGGTGACTTTTTAACTTTCTTGTCGATATTGTCTTTGGACTGTGTCTCGCTAGTTTTGGGAGCTCTTGTGCAGTAATCTACTGGGGGTGGGCATCCATCCGCTACATCCATTGGTGATTTCTTCTTCTTTACCTTTTCCTTGTTACCGGCACATTCTGCTTCACAAGATGGGTCGCATACGATGGGTGCAGCTTTCTTTTTGGGCGGGCACGGAGATTTCACGCTTTCCGCACTCTTAGTTTCTACAGGTTTCTCGCTTTTAATTTTAGCATTTTGAATTTCACAGCCAGGGTCTGGTATGCCTGAAGGCGTATCGAAGTCTGTCGGGAAACAGCCTGGTCTCTGTTTTATTTTAGAGTAAGCTTCGTCGATATTGTCTTTATTCATTTTTGTGTTCGATGGTTTTAAGTCGTACGATGTGACTGCGTCGACTTTACTGACACTGCTTTGTCTGGAATCTAATGACTTGTCCTGGTATTTCTCAAGGCAGGGTTTGTAATCCGGGAAGTCTTGTTGGACAGACTCTAAAATTTCCTTGATCAATTTTTCTTCAGATGGTGCACTATCTGTCGGGTAGGTTTGGAGGTATGGTGTGATCACTTCTTTGCAATATTTATATCGGTTAGCGACTCCTTCTTCAGAAGTTGGTTGCTTTGGATGCTTTTGCACTTCTTCTGAGACACTTTCTTTGATGATTGTCACCGATTTGGGGCATTCAGGATCTTGTAGAATTTTGCAAAATTCGAATACGGTTATAGAGCCTTTGTCTGGAGAATTTAGTTCGTTTTTTGAAGAAGTCTTCGGAATTTGATGGGACGTTTTGGaatcacatattattatagcttCGCTGGTCTGTGTTTCTTTGTTCAAACTTGTTTGAATTTCTTGCAAGTCGCAATCATCGTATTCCAGATTTAGaggattcataatattttaaataacttctatGTCTCACTGTTACATTTTGAATAggtattttgaatatatttgtatattgaaattattttagccgatcatatttaatttacttgtcACTTTTGACAGGCACAAACCAATGACTAGTTTCAGAActagttttttgtttatgtcAAAGACTTATAAGAGGAAGATTCATTTTCGATAAAGTCTAACGCCCgtatttataaacgttatttatctactaATCAGGTAtaatggagtcactttgcccgttaaaaattaaacataaagttattataaattcatatgCCTTTATTCGTACCGGTGCGTTTTTCTTACAAATactcttaataaaaaattaaaccgaaAAAAATCTAGATGATTCAACATTGACAACGACGCAAGAGTTTTCACATCATTCCGACATGAACAATAAAAtctacacaaaatataattatatgaaataaatatgaagaAATAATACGATATTGCGTAATGTTATTTACATTCTGTCTTAGGTTTCCGCGTtagattacatttaaaaaatgtattttcgcATATTTATGCttgtgtttattaataattacatttaatatagatgtttgtattatttaaagaagaaagaaagaaagaaaagtttcttttctttctttctttctttctatgtttgtattatttgaaaatgtaaataCGAGCGATAATATgcgaaaatattgttaaaataatgttgttATAGCCAAGGCCTAATTCAGATCATGAtttgaaataactataatttacaatcttgatttcaattttttaattatatctacaaTTATCCCTTTAACtttgttaaaaacaaatatgtattccAAAATCCAGATgtagaaacaaattaaatatttttaatattactatagtTTCACTCACATCCGAAAAAGGCCAGACATCTTtggtgacaaaaaaatattgcttctGTTAAAATATACTACTGAGTTGCGAAATACAGTGCCGCTATGTTATCTGTAAAATTAACGAGGATTTGACACAACGTGGAACATCGTGTACATCAActtcacaaacaaagggctTCAAAAAAGTCTTTGGCGTTCCTCTAAACTGTATGACTTttgtatattcattaaaaagcATACTTTCACTGGTTCGATATGAAAAAATAGTGCTAAATATTTACACAGGATaacacgaaataaaaatacttaaaaattaataaatggacGGAAATGATAAGATATTCAACTAATACTTTCATATACAAAATAGGGATAGGAATATATACAAATCATATTTATGAAATTCACATTAAtttgatcaataaaaaataattcaaaaatacataacagTTTGCCAATAATATGTgaacatttgaaataatttgtacACAATCCAATcccaaaaaaacaataatatatctaaaagtcattatttttgaacatataaattgtatatattaattttatggcATACAACGATATCGGAACGCGCTGTatacttaacattttttattttaatataaaaagtacaaaaaaaaaatacaggaaTAATCTCattgtaatttcaaaataatctaaaataacTCTACATAGTTTGacttcatttattattgttatgtcgTCGGAATAGTTTGTAATGACTTTAAatgaaagtttttataatttacacgaatttttaaaatcatcgtttttttttatgtaacttcacatcgcctgatggtaagtggagtggggtccaattggatgttgactgacgagagatgattatccctcgacagtcgacacaattatgccggcctgttggaaccggatatacacaggatgatcccggaacccgacacttacgtgggccactatgacgggttttaacaccttgtgtacggtggtcgctatccgggcggatataaaatagatCCTACCATTAGTAAAGATGACAGTTGACTTTTTAGACcctttttttctataattatttaagtttcatatttaatattgtttatcatTCGAAAAGCAACCTTGagtttatgtttattaagatCATATCTTTGTAGTAGCTCCATTATGTTTTTCATGAATGATGTTAAGAGATAAAAAATCTATGGAGGTCATTACCAACTATTCCAACCTTAGTTTTTACAATGGTTAGTTACTTGACTCAATGTAAGCCTACACAAGGCCATACCTGAAAGTATGTCTTGTATTATAGGCTCAGTTATTATTTATCaactttcaaatatattttatttaacatttaactcAAAAATCTTAGAATTTGCATATTACTACGTTGTAGATTAGAATTCATGAGTCAAgattgtttcatttttaaatgtaccACAACTTATACATATAAcgataataaatgtaaattaaagatTTTGTGCATCGCTGACagcttaaataaatgaaactatagaTTGAAAATAACTGTCACATTAAAAGCTATTTTGTAACTACGTTGAGGTAAAAGAAACGAGAATATTATCATCCGCTTACATCTAATAATGACATTAAATGAATTACatttaagtttcattaaaatacattatttacattcttAGTCTTAATGAAGATTTATCAACACTTTGGCTCTCTCATATAacctttcatttaattaaaaaataatgagtaTAAATGAAGTTTGCGCGTTTCATTTAACAATTTAGAGAAAGCAAAGTTTGAAGCGGTACTGACcacgttaaaattaatataaccaAATTGTACACAATAATACATATTCATTTATCTACATAACCATGTGAATTCTTAACCGAATaataaaggtaattaattaactaaatatcTCACATGTTGATCGTTAGTACAAATAGTGTCCATTATCACTTATTTTTGTTCGTTGTGGGCGCCGACAGCTACTGCTGGCACGGCGTCCGTTGATATCTGGAAATAAATGAAACGGTttcattttatgtttcatttattattattatttattgttatttaaatgtgGGTCATCATAATGACAAAAAACTCCAAGACGGGCA harbors:
- the LOC115442971 gene encoding uncharacterized protein LOC115442971: MESTTRIDVKSCERVEPPHPCDPVVPCDPLQEPEGDCPAPSICLERLKNPAYPGEITRCLSGSYINVKSCAKVEPNHPCDILPPCSSLPVKKRRPCNDPPLCLHRIKNPEKKPEIKDPCDPNK
- the LOC115442967 gene encoding uncharacterized protein LOC115442967, with product MDRIIKAGSSQIDSIIECIRNKVESFNEEPVVKKLTVHANETENREDSKHRIDREISQLESVIKKLQNEINEMASNSDQSKQEFRPEVTDDIDKDLLIPDADPEKMIPQIIKSIDLNARDDTNFPVKISYSKDLKIADSQKSIVTVKPKVEDEIPDSEYWDDGLEQLVRELKSEINDKMDSMEDVEPGESSQKCNKSEMS
- the LOC115442965 gene encoding uncharacterized protein LOC115442965 — protein: MNPLNLEYDDCDLQEIQTSLNKETQTSEAIIICDSKTSHQIPKTSSKNELNSPDKGSITVFEFCKILQDPECPKSVTIIKESVSEEVQKHPKQPTSEEGVANRYKYCKEVITPYLQTYPTDSAPSEEKLIKEILESVQQDFPDYKPCLEKYQDKSLDSRQSSVSKVDAVTSYDLKPSNTKMNKDNIDEAYSKIKQRPGCFPTDFDTPSGIPDPGCEIQNAKIKSEKPVETKSAESVKSPCPPKKKAAPIVCDPSCEAECAGNKEKVKKKKSPMDVADGCPPPVDYCTRAPKTSETQSKDNIDKKVKKSPTVNVAEKKASLTGKIEKAPESKVEKKEIPKTDSECSSLLQIRCAMEDFITKVCTTTHETVTMIRKGSFSQLDDSESPCDQEENDEKKSEESKGFCFFRKVDGLSKDNDYCESTAPEETIDDVDKVDSAFSNMSDSIDFDDLPDPSNPDIFDSCDEPTSPKQISNIIVQTNITYPVPVPQSSSVFAAIKTRIYSLFSDEKKGDSESISSNYSQESEGNEDADVMEKTIE
- the LOC115442968 gene encoding wiskott-Aldrich syndrome protein family member 1-like encodes the protein MSANPSADKLKCDEEPKPVQSDKPKKCKVTAITEVKTKVCHVDPAPEPPPPDLCLLQKIREKEKAGITICPRPPVIQPSPPPPCTAICIEKVKNPPVPPSQDFPIVCVVEREQTTTERCDAILDTTAAHPDLPWPGCPPPPDPPPPPVRDPCEEQKRRQHIEECKERKKRYLE